One region of Yersinia bercovieri ATCC 43970 genomic DNA includes:
- the rplM gene encoding 50S ribosomal protein L13: MKTFTAKPETVKRDWYVVDANGKTLGRLATELASRLRGKHKAEYTPHVDTGDYIIVLNAEKIAVTGNKRTDKIYYRHTGHIGGIKQATFEEMIARSPERVIEIAVKGMLPKGPLGRAMYRKLKVYAGTEHNHAAQQPQVLDI; the protein is encoded by the coding sequence ATGAAAACTTTCACAGCTAAACCAGAAACTGTAAAACGCGACTGGTATGTTGTTGACGCGAATGGTAAGACCTTAGGTCGCCTCGCTACTGAACTGGCTAGTCGCTTACGCGGCAAGCATAAAGCGGAATACACCCCGCACGTTGATACTGGTGATTACATCATCGTTCTGAACGCAGAAAAAATTGCTGTAACCGGCAACAAGCGTACAGACAAGATTTATTACCGTCACACCGGCCACATCGGTGGTATCAAACAAGCGACCTTTGAAGAGATGATTGCCCGCAGTCCTGAGCGTGTGATTGAAATCGCGGTTAAAGGCATGCTGCCGAAGGGTCCGCTGGGCCGTGCAATGTATCGTAAGCTTAAAGTTTACGCAGGTACTGAGCACAATCATGCGGCGCAGCAACCGCAAGTTCTGGACATTTAA
- the murA gene encoding UDP-N-acetylglucosamine 1-carboxyvinyltransferase has translation MDKFRVQGRTRLSGEVTISGAKNAALPILFAALLAEEPVELQNVPKLKDIDTTIKLLGQLGTKIERDSSGSVFVDARDVNEFCAPYDLVKTMRASIWALGPLVARFGKGQVSLPGGCAIGARPVDLHITGLEQLGAEIKLEEGYVKASVNGRLKGAHIVMDKVSVGATVTIMSAATLAEGSTVIENAAREPEIVDTANFLNTLGAKISGAGSDRITIEGVARLGGGVYRVLPDRIETGTFLVAAAISGGKVVCRQTRPDTLDAVLAKLREAGADIEVGDDWISLDMHGQRPKAVTIRTAPHPGFPTDMQAQFSLLNLVAEGTGVITETIFENRFMHVPELIRMGAHAEIESNTVICYGVEQLSGAQVMATDLRASASLVLAGCIADGVTIVDRIYHIDRGYERIEDKLRALGAKIERVKGE, from the coding sequence ATGGATAAATTTCGTGTGCAGGGGCGGACTCGCCTAAGCGGTGAAGTCACTATTTCCGGCGCGAAAAACGCCGCATTGCCAATATTGTTTGCTGCGTTGTTAGCTGAAGAGCCGGTAGAGCTGCAAAATGTCCCAAAGCTAAAAGACATTGATACCACTATTAAGCTGCTTGGCCAACTAGGCACCAAAATTGAACGCGATAGCTCGGGTTCTGTTTTTGTTGATGCGCGTGATGTGAATGAGTTTTGTGCGCCTTATGATTTAGTCAAAACCATGCGTGCCTCTATTTGGGCGCTGGGGCCACTGGTTGCTCGTTTTGGTAAAGGGCAAGTCTCTTTGCCCGGCGGTTGCGCTATTGGTGCGCGTCCGGTTGACTTGCACATCACGGGCTTAGAACAGCTGGGTGCTGAAATTAAGCTGGAAGAGGGCTACGTGAAAGCCTCGGTCAATGGCCGCCTAAAAGGCGCGCATATCGTGATGGACAAAGTTAGCGTTGGCGCAACAGTGACCATTATGAGTGCTGCGACTTTGGCTGAAGGCAGCACGGTGATTGAAAATGCAGCCCGTGAGCCAGAAATTGTCGATACCGCGAACTTCCTGAATACGCTGGGCGCTAAAATCAGCGGCGCAGGGAGTGACCGCATTACCATCGAGGGCGTTGCGCGCTTGGGGGGCGGCGTCTATCGTGTGCTGCCTGACCGCATTGAAACCGGCACTTTCCTGGTTGCAGCGGCTATCTCTGGCGGTAAAGTTGTTTGTCGTCAGACCCGCCCTGATACGCTGGATGCGGTATTGGCTAAGCTACGAGAAGCAGGCGCTGATATTGAAGTTGGTGATGATTGGATCAGCCTCGACATGCATGGGCAGCGCCCTAAAGCGGTGACAATCCGCACCGCGCCACACCCAGGTTTCCCAACGGATATGCAGGCCCAGTTCAGCTTATTGAATTTGGTGGCGGAGGGGACGGGGGTTATCACCGAAACTATTTTCGAGAACCGTTTCATGCATGTGCCTGAGCTGATCCGCATGGGCGCACATGCGGAGATCGAGAGTAATACCGTGATTTGTTATGGTGTTGAGCAGCTATCCGGTGCTCAGGTGATGGCAACCGATCTACGTGCTTCTGCCAGTTTGGTATTGGCGGGCTGTATCGCTGACGGGGTCACAATCGTGGATCGTATCTATCATATTGATCGTGGTTACGAACGTATCGAAGATAAACTGCGTGCACTGGGTGCCAAAATTGAGCGGGTGAAAGGCGAATAA
- the rpsI gene encoding 30S ribosomal protein S9, whose product MAENQYYGTGRRKSSAARVFLKPGSGKIVINQRSLEVYFGRETARMVVNQPLELVDMVTKFDMYITVKGGGISGQAGAIRHGITRALMEYDESLRGELRKAGFVTRDAREVERKKVGLRKARRRPQFSKR is encoded by the coding sequence ATGGCTGAAAATCAATACTACGGCACTGGTCGCCGCAAAAGTTCTGCAGCTCGCGTTTTTCTTAAGCCGGGCAGCGGTAAAATCGTTATTAACCAACGTAGCCTTGAAGTTTACTTCGGTCGTGAAACTGCCCGCATGGTAGTTAATCAACCGTTGGAACTGGTAGACATGGTTACCAAGTTTGACATGTACATCACTGTTAAAGGTGGTGGTATTTCAGGTCAGGCTGGCGCTATCCGTCACGGTATCACCCGTGCACTGATGGAATATGACGAGTCTCTACGTGGTGAACTGCGTAAAGCTGGCTTCGTAACGCGTGATGCGCGTGAAGTTGAGCGTAAGAAAGTGGGTCTGCGTAAAGCACGTCGTCGTCCACAGTTCTCCAAACGTTAA
- the sspA gene encoding stringent starvation protein SspA, which translates to MAVAANKRSVMTLFSGPTDIFSHQVRIVLAEKGVSVEIEQVEAGNLPQDLIDLNPYQTVPTLVDRELTLYESRIIMEYLDERFPHPPLMPVYPVARGSSRLMMHRIEKDWYTLMHKIEQGNAQEAEAARKQLREVLLSIAPVFNETPYFLSEEFSLVDCYLAPLLWRLPVLGIELTGAGSKELKGYMTRVFERDAFLASLTEAEREMHLKTRG; encoded by the coding sequence ATGGCTGTCGCTGCCAACAAACGTTCGGTAATGACGCTGTTTTCCGGCCCGACCGACATTTTTAGCCATCAAGTACGTATCGTACTGGCGGAGAAAGGTGTCAGTGTTGAGATTGAGCAGGTTGAAGCTGGTAATCTGCCGCAGGACCTGATTGACCTCAATCCCTACCAGACCGTCCCTACTTTGGTTGATCGCGAGCTGACATTATATGAATCCCGCATCATCATGGAGTATCTGGATGAGCGTTTCCCTCACCCGCCATTGATGCCGGTATACCCAGTTGCTCGTGGTAGCAGTCGTTTGATGATGCACCGCATTGAGAAAGACTGGTACACCCTGATGCATAAAATTGAGCAGGGCAATGCACAGGAGGCAGAAGCAGCACGTAAGCAACTGCGCGAGGTTCTGCTCTCTATCGCCCCAGTATTCAATGAAACGCCTTACTTCCTGAGCGAAGAGTTCAGCCTGGTTGATTGCTATTTAGCTCCGCTGTTGTGGCGCTTGCCAGTATTGGGCATCGAGCTAACTGGCGCGGGTTCTAAAGAGTTGAAAGGCTATATGACACGTGTGTTTGAGCGTGATGCGTTCCTGGCTTCCCTGACTGAAGCTGAACGTGAAATGCACCTGAAAACCCGAGGTTAA
- the mlaE gene encoding lipid asymmetry maintenance ABC transporter permease subunit MlaE, with protein sequence MLVQALASLGRRGINVCASFGRAGLMLFNALVGRPEPRKQWPLLVKQLYSVGVQSLLIIVVSGLFIGMVLGLQGFLILTTYSAEASLGMMVSLSLLRELGPVVTALLFAGRAGSALTAEIGLMKATEQISSLEMMAIDPLRRVVAPRFWAGLISMPLLTAIFVAVGIWGGSVVGVDWKGIDGGFFWSAMQNAVEWRTDLLNCLIKSLVFAITVTWIALFNGYDAIPTSEGISRATTRTVVHSSLAVLGLDFVLTALMFGN encoded by the coding sequence ATGTTAGTACAGGCGTTAGCGTCTTTAGGTCGCCGGGGCATTAATGTCTGCGCCTCCTTTGGTCGCGCAGGTTTAATGCTGTTCAATGCCCTCGTTGGGCGGCCTGAACCGCGAAAGCAGTGGCCATTATTGGTCAAGCAGCTGTATAGCGTCGGGGTGCAATCCCTGCTGATTATTGTGGTTTCCGGTCTGTTTATCGGCATGGTTCTGGGGTTGCAAGGCTTTTTGATCCTGACCACCTATAGCGCGGAAGCTAGCCTCGGCATGATGGTATCACTGTCACTGCTACGTGAGCTGGGGCCAGTGGTGACGGCGCTGCTGTTCGCTGGTCGCGCGGGTTCTGCCTTGACCGCTGAGATAGGCTTGATGAAAGCGACGGAGCAGATCTCCAGCCTGGAAATGATGGCTATTGATCCGCTGCGGCGGGTAGTCGCGCCTCGGTTCTGGGCGGGTCTTATCAGCATGCCATTATTGACCGCGATTTTTGTTGCCGTGGGTATCTGGGGCGGCTCGGTGGTCGGTGTTGACTGGAAAGGGATCGACGGCGGTTTCTTCTGGTCGGCGATGCAGAATGCGGTTGAGTGGCGTACAGATTTACTAAATTGCCTGATTAAGAGTCTGGTATTTGCCATTACCGTGACCTGGATTGCGCTGTTCAATGGTTATGATGCGATCCCAACCTCTGAAGGGATTAGCCGGGCAACGACCCGTACCGTGGTGCATTCATCGCTGGCGGTATTGGGATTAGATTTTGTGCTGACAGCACTGATGTTTGGGAACTGA
- the zapG gene encoding Z-ring associated protein ZapG: protein MTWEYALIGLVVGIVIGAVAMRFGNRKLRQQQVLQNELEKSKTDLEEYRQELVGHFARSAELLDNMARDYRQLYQHMAKSSNNLLPDLPLQDNPFRYRLTESEADNDQAPVKMPPRDYSEGASGLLRPEHQTRD from the coding sequence ATGACCTGGGAGTATGCGCTTATTGGGTTGGTTGTTGGTATCGTGATTGGCGCGGTAGCTATGCGCTTTGGCAACCGCAAATTGCGTCAGCAGCAAGTGCTGCAAAATGAGCTGGAGAAGAGCAAAACAGATTTGGAAGAGTACCGTCAGGAACTGGTTGGGCACTTCGCCCGCAGTGCTGAGTTGCTGGATAATATGGCTCGCGACTACCGCCAGCTCTATCAGCATATGGCGAAAAGCTCCAATAACTTACTACCGGACTTACCGTTGCAGGATAATCCATTCCGCTACCGTCTGACCGAATCTGAGGCCGATAATGATCAGGCACCAGTGAAAATGCCGCCTCGCGACTACTCTGAAGGGGCATCGGGCTTATTACGCCCGGAGCATCAGACCCGCGATTAA
- the degS gene encoding outer membrane-stress sensor serine endopeptidase DegS, protein MFLKLLRSIVLGLIVAGLLLVAMPMLRNPGHFFSGNSSSLDEETPASYNQAVRRAAPAVVNVYNRSLSPTQDGLAIRTLGSGVIMSDKGYILTNKHVINNAEQIIVALQNGRISEALLVGSDNLTDLAVLKIDAVNLPVIPININRIPHVGDVVLAIGNPYNLGQTVTQGIISATGRIGLSASGRQNFLQTDASINQGNSGGALVNTLGELMGINTLSFDKSSNGETPEGIGFAIPTALATKVMEKLIRDGRVIRGYIGVTGEEYPPFNASGNGSSDRIHGIKVNRISPDGPAAKTDLQVGDIILSVNNKPATSVIETMDQVAEIRPGTTIPVLFLRNGQQMTMQITITEFDQNAELSSQQESLQP, encoded by the coding sequence ATGTTTCTTAAGCTATTGCGTTCAATTGTTTTGGGGCTAATTGTCGCCGGTCTTTTACTGGTCGCAATGCCTATGCTGCGTAATCCGGGTCACTTTTTTTCCGGTAACAGCAGTAGCTTAGATGAAGAGACGCCCGCCAGTTATAACCAAGCGGTGCGCAGAGCAGCACCAGCAGTGGTTAATGTGTATAACCGTAGCTTAAGTCCGACCCAAGATGGGCTGGCCATTCGTACACTAGGTTCTGGTGTTATCATGAGTGATAAGGGTTATATCCTGACCAATAAGCACGTTATCAATAATGCTGAACAGATCATTGTGGCATTACAGAATGGTCGTATATCAGAGGCACTCCTGGTGGGTTCAGATAATCTGACCGACTTAGCCGTTTTGAAAATTGATGCGGTGAATCTGCCGGTCATTCCCATCAATATTAATCGTATACCCCATGTTGGTGATGTCGTGCTGGCCATCGGTAATCCCTATAATCTGGGTCAGACAGTCACTCAAGGGATCATCAGCGCGACCGGGCGTATTGGCTTGAGTGCTTCCGGGCGGCAAAACTTTCTCCAGACAGATGCCTCAATCAATCAGGGTAATTCCGGTGGTGCGCTAGTGAATACCTTGGGCGAATTAATGGGGATTAATACCCTATCTTTCGATAAAAGCAGCAACGGTGAAACACCAGAAGGTATTGGTTTTGCTATTCCAACCGCACTGGCGACCAAAGTCATGGAAAAGCTGATTCGTGACGGGCGGGTGATCCGTGGCTATATCGGCGTGACTGGCGAGGAGTATCCCCCCTTCAATGCCAGCGGTAATGGTTCATCAGACCGGATACACGGCATTAAAGTGAATCGAATATCGCCAGATGGCCCAGCCGCGAAAACCGACCTGCAAGTGGGTGATATCATTCTTAGCGTGAATAACAAGCCTGCAACGTCTGTGATTGAAACTATGGATCAGGTTGCAGAGATCCGCCCCGGCACCACAATTCCAGTCTTATTCTTGCGCAACGGCCAGCAAATGACGATGCAGATAACCATCACGGAATTCGATCAAAATGCGGAGCTTAGTAGTCAGCAAGAGTCGCTACAGCCATAA
- the mlaB gene encoding lipid asymmetry maintenance protein MlaB yields MANELNWHSQQETLVLQGELDRETLLPLWQQRAALLADKTHIDVSQLQRVDSSGLALLVHFRELRSKQGVSLTITGVSDRLSTLIELYNLRDIIPVETVST; encoded by the coding sequence ATGGCAAATGAACTGAACTGGCACTCCCAGCAGGAGACGCTGGTACTACAAGGTGAGTTGGATCGTGAAACGCTGTTGCCTCTTTGGCAGCAGCGCGCGGCACTGCTGGCCGATAAAACCCATATTGATGTCAGCCAATTACAGCGTGTCGACTCATCCGGTTTGGCGCTACTGGTGCACTTTCGTGAACTGCGAAGCAAACAAGGGGTCTCACTCACTATAACCGGTGTCAGTGATCGGTTATCGACTCTGATTGAGCTTTACAACCTTCGGGATATCATTCCGGTAGAAACAGTCAGTACGTAG
- the degQ gene encoding serine endoprotease DegQ: protein MKKKSLFLSALAMSVGLGLASVPMVNAAALPAAVAGQAVPSLAPMLEKVLPAVVSVHVSGTQAQQQRLPEEFKFFFGPNAPAGKESNRPFEGLGSGVIINAEKGYVLTNNHVINNADKIRVQLNDGREYDAKLLGRDEQTDIALLQLTDAKNLTSIKIADSDNLRVGDFAVAVGNPFGLGQTATSGIISALGRSGLNLEGLENFIQTDASINRGNSGGALVNLNGELIGINTAILAPGGGNIGIGFAIPSNMAQNLSQQLIEFGEVKRGLLGIRGSEMTADMAKAFNIDAQRGAFVSEVLPKSAASKAGIKAGDVLVSVDGKPISSFAELRAKVGTTGPGKAVKVGLLRDGKPLEVTVTLENSSPTSTSADTLSPSLQGASLSNGEIKGGSKGVKVESVTKGSPAAQSGLQKDDVIIAVNRVRVQDIAQLRKAIEAKPAVIALNIVRGDENIYLLIR, encoded by the coding sequence ATGAAGAAAAAGTCATTATTTCTTAGTGCGCTGGCAATGAGTGTCGGCTTAGGTCTCGCTAGTGTTCCTATGGTGAACGCCGCAGCACTTCCAGCGGCCGTGGCCGGGCAGGCAGTTCCTAGCCTGGCACCAATGCTGGAAAAAGTTTTGCCCGCGGTTGTCAGCGTTCATGTTTCTGGGACGCAAGCACAGCAACAGCGCTTGCCAGAAGAGTTCAAATTCTTCTTTGGCCCCAATGCACCCGCCGGTAAAGAGAGCAATCGTCCCTTCGAAGGGCTGGGGTCTGGCGTCATTATTAACGCTGAAAAAGGTTATGTGCTGACCAATAATCACGTGATCAATAATGCGGATAAAATTCGTGTTCAGCTCAATGATGGCCGTGAGTATGATGCCAAACTGCTGGGCCGTGATGAGCAAACTGATATCGCACTATTGCAGTTAACTGATGCCAAGAATCTGACATCCATTAAAATTGCTGACTCCGATAACCTGCGGGTGGGTGATTTCGCGGTCGCAGTCGGTAACCCATTTGGTTTGGGGCAAACCGCGACTTCAGGGATCATTTCCGCCTTGGGCCGTAGTGGCTTGAACCTTGAAGGGTTGGAAAACTTTATCCAGACTGACGCCTCCATCAACCGTGGTAACTCTGGTGGCGCTCTGGTTAACCTCAATGGCGAATTGATTGGGATTAACACCGCGATCCTGGCACCGGGCGGCGGTAACATCGGCATCGGCTTCGCAATCCCAAGCAACATGGCGCAGAATCTCAGCCAGCAGTTGATTGAGTTTGGCGAAGTGAAACGCGGGTTGTTGGGTATCCGTGGTAGCGAAATGACCGCAGACATGGCAAAAGCCTTTAATATCGATGCTCAGCGTGGCGCATTCGTCAGTGAAGTATTGCCAAAATCAGCCGCATCTAAAGCGGGCATCAAAGCCGGTGATGTGTTGGTTTCCGTTGATGGTAAGCCAATAAGCAGCTTTGCGGAGTTGCGCGCCAAAGTGGGCACCACTGGGCCGGGTAAAGCCGTTAAAGTTGGTTTGCTGCGCGATGGAAAACCACTTGAAGTTACAGTCACGCTAGAGAATAGCAGCCCAACTTCAACCAGTGCAGATACTTTATCTCCCTCATTGCAGGGTGCATCCCTGAGTAATGGCGAGATCAAAGGCGGTAGCAAAGGGGTTAAGGTTGAGAGTGTCACTAAAGGCTCACCAGCCGCACAGTCTGGCTTGCAGAAAGATGATGTGATTATTGCCGTAAACCGTGTGCGAGTTCAGGATATCGCCCAATTACGGAAAGCTATCGAAGCCAAACCTGCTGTAATCGCACTGAATATTGTCCGTGGTGACGAGAATATTTACCTGCTAATACGCTAA
- the mlaC gene encoding phospholipid-binding protein MlaC, with translation MFKRLLMVALLVVAPLANAVDQTNPYRLMDEAAQRTFTRLKTEQPKIKQNPDYLRTIVREELLPFVQIKYAGALVLGSYYKAATPAQREAYFNAFGQYLEQAYGQALALYHGQTYDVAPDQPLGDANIVAIRVTILDPNGRPPVRLDFQWRKNSQTGNWQAYDMIAEGVSMISTKQNEWASILRQKGVDGLTQQLLIAAKQPITLDKK, from the coding sequence ATGTTTAAACGCTTACTTATGGTCGCATTGCTGGTGGTTGCCCCACTGGCAAATGCTGTCGATCAAACCAACCCGTACCGTCTGATGGATGAAGCGGCGCAAAGAACATTCACGCGCCTGAAAACTGAACAGCCTAAGATCAAACAAAACCCAGACTATTTACGCACCATCGTCCGTGAAGAGCTGTTGCCATTTGTCCAGATCAAGTATGCCGGCGCACTGGTGCTTGGTAGCTATTATAAAGCGGCAACACCAGCGCAACGTGAGGCTTATTTCAATGCCTTCGGCCAATATCTGGAACAGGCATATGGTCAGGCATTGGCGCTGTACCACGGCCAAACTTACGACGTTGCCCCAGACCAACCACTGGGTGATGCCAATATTGTGGCTATTCGTGTGACTATCCTTGACCCCAATGGTCGCCCACCGGTGCGCTTAGATTTCCAATGGCGTAAAAATAGCCAAACGGGTAACTGGCAGGCGTATGACATGATAGCCGAAGGGGTTAGCATGATCAGCACCAAGCAAAATGAGTGGGCATCTATCCTGCGCCAGAAGGGGGTTGATGGCTTGACTCAACAACTGCTGATTGCAGCGAAACAGCCGATTACCTTAGACAAGAAATAA
- the mlaD gene encoding outer membrane lipid asymmetry maintenance protein MlaD, whose product MQTKRSEVWVGAFILIAILAVIFLCLQVADIKSVGNQPTYRIYANFDNIGGLKTNSPVKIGGVVVGRVADITLDTKNYSPRVAMDIQQRYNHIPDTSSLAVRTSGLLGEQFLALNVGFEDPDMGTTILKDGGVIQDTKSALVLEDLIGQFLYKSGGDGNSGAPASEPAAPTAGELTPAANGSLPATQHP is encoded by the coding sequence ATGCAAACGAAGAGAAGTGAAGTCTGGGTAGGCGCGTTTATACTGATTGCTATACTGGCAGTCATATTCCTCTGCCTACAAGTAGCAGACATTAAATCGGTGGGCAATCAGCCAACTTACCGGATTTACGCAAATTTTGACAATATTGGTGGTCTGAAAACCAATTCGCCGGTCAAGATTGGTGGCGTGGTGGTTGGGCGGGTAGCAGATATTACTCTGGATACCAAAAACTACAGCCCTCGTGTAGCGATGGATATTCAACAGCGCTATAACCATATCCCAGATACCAGTTCACTGGCAGTCCGCACCTCCGGATTGTTAGGTGAGCAGTTCCTCGCGCTAAATGTCGGATTTGAAGATCCAGATATGGGTACTACTATTTTGAAAGATGGTGGCGTGATTCAAGACACCAAATCAGCGCTGGTTCTGGAGGATCTTATCGGTCAGTTCTTGTACAAAAGTGGCGGGGATGGTAATTCTGGTGCGCCAGCGAGTGAGCCAGCAGCACCAACAGCTGGCGAACTAACACCGGCAGCAAATGGTAGTTTGCCTGCAACTCAACATCCATAA
- the mlaF gene encoding phospholipid ABC transporter ATP-binding protein MlaF, which translates to MNQMASNLIEIQGMSFTRGERPIFADINMTVPRGKVTAIMGPSGIGKTTLLRLIGGQLAPDAGEIWFDGDNIPTLSRQRLYDVRKKMSMLFQSGALFTDLTVFENVAFPLREHSRLPEELLHSTVMMKLEAVGLRGAANLMPAELSGGMARRAALARAIALDPELIMFDEPFVGQDPITMGVLVKLIDELNHALGVTCVVVSHDVPEVLSIADYAYIVADQHVIAEGTPEQLQANDDMRVRQFLDGIADGPVPFRFPAGDYKTELLG; encoded by the coding sequence ATGAATCAAATGGCGTCGAATTTGATAGAGATCCAGGGGATGAGTTTCACCCGTGGTGAGCGTCCGATATTCGCCGATATCAATATGACGGTCCCGCGCGGCAAAGTGACTGCGATTATGGGGCCTTCAGGTATAGGTAAAACCACGCTGCTGCGTCTGATTGGTGGGCAACTTGCTCCAGATGCCGGCGAAATCTGGTTTGATGGTGATAATATTCCGACGCTTTCACGTCAGCGTTTGTATGATGTGCGCAAGAAAATGAGCATGTTATTTCAATCCGGGGCGCTATTTACTGATTTAACCGTCTTCGAAAATGTGGCTTTTCCACTGCGTGAACATAGCCGTTTGCCAGAAGAGCTGCTGCACAGCACGGTAATGATGAAGCTGGAGGCAGTGGGGTTGCGTGGCGCGGCTAATCTGATGCCCGCGGAGCTTTCTGGCGGTATGGCGCGTCGTGCGGCATTGGCGCGGGCGATTGCTCTTGATCCTGAATTGATTATGTTTGATGAGCCGTTTGTCGGCCAGGATCCCATTACCATGGGTGTGCTGGTGAAGTTGATTGATGAGCTGAATCATGCGCTGGGGGTCACCTGTGTGGTGGTTTCCCATGATGTACCCGAAGTGCTCAGCATTGCCGATTATGCCTATATTGTTGCAGATCAGCATGTTATTGCTGAAGGAACACCTGAGCAGTTACAAGCCAACGACGATATGCGGGTACGCCAGTTCCTCGATGGTATTGCCGACGGGCCGGTGCCTTTCCGTTTCCCTGCCGGGGATTATAAAACCGAGCTATTAGGCTGA
- the ibaG gene encoding BolA family iron metabolism protein IbaG, giving the protein MDTNEIKDVLMRALALQEAHVTGDGSHFQVIVVGELFADMSRVKKQQAVYAPLMEYIADNRIHALSIKAYTPQEWQRDRKLNGF; this is encoded by the coding sequence ATGGATACTAACGAAATTAAAGACGTGCTGATGCGAGCATTGGCACTACAAGAAGCGCATGTTACCGGTGATGGCAGCCACTTTCAGGTGATTGTGGTCGGTGAGTTGTTTGCTGACATGAGCCGGGTGAAAAAACAGCAGGCTGTGTATGCGCCTTTGATGGAATATATCGCTGATAACCGTATTCATGCTTTATCGATTAAGGCTTATACGCCGCAAGAGTGGCAGCGGGATCGCAAGCTAAACGGCTTTTAA
- the zapE gene encoding cell division protein ZapE — translation MQSSTPTTLYQQALDAGDYQSDDVQRRAVAQLDQIYHALQQRQNEPPTGTGLRGRLSRLIGRTSAKKVIRPVQGLYMWGGVGRGKTWLMDMFFHSLPGDRKLRLHFHRFMLRVHQELAELQGHENPLEIIADNFKMQTDVLCFDEFFVTDITDAMLLATLLDALFARGITLVATSNIPPDNLYQNGLQRARFLPAIALIKQYCDVMNVDAGIDYRLRTLTQANLYLTPLSQQTAQAMDEIFVKLAGKVDERAPVLEVNHRPLPAICAAQGVLAVDFHTLCEEARSQLDYIALSKLYHTVLLHNVHRMETRDENTARRFLALVDEFYERRVKLIIAAETSMFEIYGGERLKFEYQRCLSRLQEMQSEEYLSLPHLP, via the coding sequence ATGCAATCAAGTACACCTACAACACTTTACCAGCAGGCACTTGATGCTGGTGACTATCAATCTGATGATGTGCAACGGCGCGCTGTAGCCCAACTAGACCAAATTTATCACGCACTGCAACAGCGCCAGAATGAGCCACCGACTGGCACCGGTTTACGTGGGCGGTTGAGCCGTTTGATTGGGCGCACGTCAGCCAAAAAAGTCATACGTCCGGTTCAGGGCCTATATATGTGGGGTGGCGTCGGGCGCGGTAAAACCTGGCTGATGGATATGTTTTTCCACAGCCTGCCGGGTGATCGCAAGCTGCGATTGCACTTCCACCGCTTTATGTTGCGGGTACATCAAGAGCTGGCCGAGCTACAAGGTCATGAAAATCCACTTGAAATTATCGCCGATAACTTCAAGATGCAGACTGATGTGCTGTGCTTTGATGAGTTTTTTGTCACCGATATTACGGATGCCATGCTGCTGGCAACACTGCTGGACGCACTCTTCGCCAGAGGCATTACACTGGTCGCGACATCCAACATTCCACCGGATAATCTGTACCAAAATGGGTTACAGCGCGCCCGCTTTCTGCCGGCTATTGCATTGATCAAGCAGTATTGTGACGTGATGAATGTTGATGCTGGTATTGATTACCGCTTGCGCACGTTAACTCAAGCGAATCTCTATCTGACGCCGCTCAGTCAACAAACCGCGCAGGCGATGGATGAGATTTTTGTCAAGTTAGCGGGTAAAGTGGATGAGCGCGCCCCTGTACTGGAGGTGAATCATCGGCCACTGCCCGCCATTTGCGCGGCACAGGGCGTTTTGGCGGTGGATTTCCATACTTTGTGTGAAGAGGCTCGCAGCCAGTTGGATTACATTGCACTGTCGAAACTCTATCACACTGTTTTGTTGCACAATGTCCACCGCATGGAGACGCGAGATGAGAATACCGCTCGGCGTTTTCTGGCGTTAGTCGATGAGTTCTACGAGCGGCGAGTGAAGCTTATCATTGCGGCTGAAACTTCTATGTTCGAGATTTATGGTGGTGAGCGCCTCAAATTCGAATATCAGCGCTGCTTATCGCGGCTACAAGAGATGCAGAGTGAAGAGTATCTCTCTTTGCCGCATCTGCCGTAA